The proteins below are encoded in one region of Chryseobacterium wanjuense:
- a CDS encoding YdeI/OmpD-associated family protein: MEKYDTKVDEYIEKSPDFAKPILQYLRETIHEVCPDAEEAIKWKFPTFMYKGKILCSITSFKQYCSMGFWLHGEMKTIKELETNAEKSSMFSLGKITKMEDLPAKPLLKKAILEAMELTDMGVTMKKAVPSKTETPIPDYFKEVLQHNKKAWEVFEKGSPSFRKEYINWITEAKTEATRNKRMEQAIEWISEGKGRNWKYEKK, translated from the coding sequence ATGGAAAAATACGACACAAAAGTTGATGAATACATTGAAAAATCCCCGGATTTTGCAAAACCTATTTTACAATATCTTCGTGAAACGATTCATGAAGTCTGCCCAGATGCGGAAGAAGCCATCAAATGGAAATTTCCAACCTTCATGTATAAAGGTAAAATTCTCTGCTCGATCACTTCTTTCAAGCAATATTGCAGTATGGGGTTCTGGCTACATGGGGAAATGAAAACGATAAAGGAGCTGGAAACGAACGCCGAAAAAAGTTCGATGTTCAGTTTGGGAAAAATTACCAAAATGGAAGATCTTCCTGCAAAACCTCTGTTGAAAAAAGCGATCCTTGAAGCGATGGAACTTACGGATATGGGAGTAACGATGAAAAAAGCCGTCCCTTCAAAAACGGAAACCCCGATTCCTGACTATTTTAAAGAAGTCTTACAGCACAATAAAAAAGCCTGGGAAGTTTTCGAAAAAGGCTCTCCATCTTTTCGTAAAGAATACATCAACTGGATCACCGAGGCAAAAACCGAAGCCACAAGAAATAAAAGAATGGAGCAGGCCATAGAATGGATTTCCGAAGGCAAAGGCAGAAACTGGAAGTATGAGAAAAAGTAA